In one Siniperca chuatsi isolate FFG_IHB_CAS linkage group LG14, ASM2008510v1, whole genome shotgun sequence genomic region, the following are encoded:
- the ssh2b gene encoding protein phosphatase Slingshot homolog 2b isoform X1 yields the protein MPPGVVTAPRSSSAGCFCVCCGVKMRPYFTENSVISQEAIYQLISESFLTVKGAALFLPRGNGSSPSSASRFSQLRSKHAGDIQQHLQTMFTLLRPEDNIKLAVRLESAHHQLTRYMVVVSTIGRQDTEESVVLGMDFSPVDSSCSVGLVLPLWSDTLIHLDGDGGFSVSTDYRVHVFKPVSVQAMWSALQSLHKACEVARCHNYFPGSLFLTWVSYYQSRVSSDQVRINEWNVMQDVQSHRADSPVLFSDIPTERELTERQIKTSLREIMMQKDLENVTCKEIRTELEMHMTCNLREFKEFIDNEMIVILGQMDSPTEIFDHVFLGSEWNASNLEELQKSGVQYILNVTREIDNFFPGVFEYHNIRVYDEEATDLLAYWNDTYKFISRAKKAGSKCLVHCKMGISRSAATVIAYAMKEHGWDLKKAFDYVKERRAVTKPNPSFMRQLEEYQGILLASKQRHNKLWRSHSDSDLSDHHEPLSKSYAQPHSLGHSDPHNQASSTPGPSVKELLESLGTLASTGKSAHSTSQPDTGIQSNQRSSSSSGRVPALSGDAESRSLEAAHSAVVQISRMDSLCPESTAGSVSQLSPPLSNGLCDCVEQPSSPPLSHPRAATVVPELQKTDMLTVAQSVLVGEPHHLPLSPAPSPTPACMDEVIKPQVLSCSLPVIKPMLVSLPEPMTTQTPSTQQAGPQCLSAPDCDQQMCGLSLEGCDFNSYPGTIPQDNEELFGHSADHINFFSAREKFKGMSQDGKTHCAAVQQSPQLKSCGKEQQPLPQGVSTREGKEEEKKEMTVPVPVTGLKPAVHTETSPLGPLSQPEPPQGPEVQEVGKSRQEIEDRDILSQKEAEDVKEEVKNKEEEAPAGLYSDWTRGSVRRVTRQLEQRMKQGHETPSPSSSPPSLSSSSSCSQWRPPSVHLTAVSNPQDASFCSQVSIVSNVQEEQQQQQQQEDDGKVGPVKREGGDVVKMGALGNNDRSTKGHKLQPADTRLLSTSSSFHCSAHSPFASVNFLCLEGVTELESGTDWDCSPEAPHSDIIMRETWETLCELGAFLQQVSMGGASKARYVDQVFGLSARTTQKRGSSVHRSVREVEARLRQAGLTPPSLMKRSASLAKLGCLELLANDLSEWDLSRSTVAPSSAEPPTHAVSDESKKQRVHNSPSSAGQQSEVLGTGAERLSEAGETSPPPPSNQSPEGRQLPNSDQDSLHLPGLTLMPTRQQYGRTHPLRRLKKRTASTLYHTM from the exons ATGCCACCCGGTGTTGTGACCGCGCCACGGAGCTCATCAGCCGGCTGCTTCTGCGTCTGCTGCGGGGTGAAGATGAGACCTTATTTCACCGAGAACTCCGTGATCTCTCAGGAGGCAATTTATCAGCT CATCAGTGAAAGTTTCCTGACAGTTAAAGGAGCTGCTCTCTTCTTACCTCGAGGAAATGGCTCCTCCCCTTCTTCTGCCTCTCGCTTCTCACAGCTGCGCAGCAAACATGCAG GAGACATCCAGCAGCATCTACAAACCATGTTCACTCTCCTCAGACCAGAGGACAACATCAAACTG GCGGTTCGTTTGGAGAGTGCCCACCATCAGCTCACCCGCTACATGGTGGTAGTCTCAACCATTGGTCGTCAGGACACGGAGGAGAGTGTGGTGCTGGGAATGGATTTCAGTCCTGTAGATAG cTCATGTTCTGTGGGGCTGGTTTTGCCCTTATGGAGCGACACGTTGATACACTTGGACGGAGATGG GGGATTCAGTGTGTCAACTGATTACAGAGTGCATGTATTCAAGCCCGTTTCTGTGCAGGCCATGTG GTCGGCCCTCCAGTCACTCCATAAAGCATGCGAGGTGGCTCGTTGTCACAACTATTTCCCAGGTAGCTTGTTCCTCACATGGGTCAGCTACTATCAAAGCAGGGTCTCCTCCGATCAGGTACGCATCAACGAGTGGAACGTCATGCAGGATGTGCAGTCACACCGTGCCGATTCGCCTGTGCTCTTCTCTGACAT ACCTACAGAAAGAGAGCTGACAGAGCGTCAGATCAAAACCAGTTTGCGGGAGATCATGATGCAGAAAGACCTTGAGAATGTCACCTGCAAAGAA ATCCGAACAGAGCTGGAAATGCATATGACATGCAACCTGCGAGAGTTCAAGGAGTTCATCGACAATGAGATGATAGTCATTCTGGGCCAGATGGACAGTCCTACGGAGATCTTTGATCACGTCTTCTTG GGATCTGAGTGGAATGCATCCAATTTGGAGGAGTTGCAGAAGAGCGG GGTTCAGTACATCCTGAATGTAACGAGGGAGATTGATAACTTCTTCCCTGGTGTGTTTGAGTACCACAACATCCGTGTTTACGATGAGGAGGCCACTGACCTGCTCGCTTATTGGAATGACACCTACAAGTTTATATCTAGAGCCAA GAAAGCCGGATCCAAGTGCCTGGTGCACTGTAAAATGGGTATAAGTCGCTCTGCGGCCACAGTGATCGCGTACGCCATGAAGGAGCACGGCTGGGATTTGAAAAAAGCCTTTGATTACGTCAAGGAACGTCGAGCTGTGACCAAACCTAACCCCTCTTTTATGAGACAGCTGGAAGAGTATCAGGGCATACTGCTGGCCAG CAAACAGAGGCACAACAAACTGTGGCGTTCTCACTCTGACAGCGACCTGTCTGATCACCATGAGCCACTGTCAAAATCTTATGCCCAACCACACAGCCTGGGTCACTCCGACCCCCATAACCAGGCCAGCAGCACGCCTGGTCCCTCTGTGAAAGAACTGCTGGAATCACTGGGAACTTTGGCCAGCACTGGCAAATCAGCACATTCCACTAGCCAACCTGATACTGGCATCCAGTCCAATCAGCGCAGCTCTTCGTCCTCTGGGAGGGTGCCAGCTCTATCAGGCGACGCTGAATCTCGAAGCCTTGAGGCTGCTCATTCTGCTGTAGTCCAGATCAGCCGGATGGACTCCCTTTGTCCCGAGTCCACAGCTGGCTCTGTGTCTCAGTTATCTCCTCCGCTCTCCAACGGCTTATGTGACTGTGTGGAGCAGCCCtcatcccctcctctctcccacccAAGGGCCGCCACTGTGGTGCCTGAGCTTCAAAAGACAGACATGCTGACTGTTGCACAGAGTGTTTTAGTGGGCGAGCCTCAccacctccccctctcccctgcTCCGTCCCCAACTCCAGCCTGCATGGATGAGGTTATCAAACCACAAGTGTTGTCCTGCTCTCTGCCTGTCATAAAACCGATGCTAGTGTCATTGCCTGAGCCCATGACAACACAAACACCAAGCACACAACAGGCTGGACCCCAGTGTCTGTCTGCACCAGACTGTGACCAGCAGATGTGTGGCTTGTCTTTGGAAGGTTGTGATTTTAACAGCTACCCCGGTACCATTCCACAAGACAACGAGGAGCTGTTCGGCCACAGTGCAGATCACATTAACTTTTTCAGTGCCAGGGAAAAGTTCAAGGGAATGAGTCAAGATGGTAAAACTCACTGTGCTGCAGTACAGCAGTCGCCCCAGCTGAAGAGTTGTGGCAAGGAACAGCAACCACTGCCTCAGGGGGTCTCCACTAGAGAGggcaaggaggaggagaaaaag GAAATGACCGTCCCTGTGCCAGTCACAGGACTGAAGCCTGCAGTGCACACAGAGACTTCGCCTCTTGGCCCTCTTAGCCAACCAGAGCCTCCTCAGGGCCCAGAAGTCCAGGAAGTGGGGAAGTCGAGGCAGGAAATAGAGGATAGAGATATTTTATCACAGAAGGAAGCTGAGGACGTTAAAGAggaagtgaaaaacaaagaagaggagGCTCCTGCTGGTCTCTACAGTGATTGGACGAGGGGGTCCGTGCGGCGTGTCACACGACAGCTGGAGCAAAGAATGAAACAGGGGCATGAGACTCCGTCACCCTCCTCATCTCCACCGTCCCTCTCCAGCAGTTCCTCCTGCTCTCAGTGGCGTCCACCCAGCGTCCATCTTACGGCAGTGTCTAATCCCCAGGATGCATCATTTTGCTCGCAGGTGTCAATAGTTAGCAATGTGCAGgaagaacaacagcagcagcagcagcaggaggatgaTGGGAAGGTTGGACCAGTTAAAAGGGAAGGTGGTGATGTAGTTAAGATGGGGGCACTAGGAAATAATGACAGAAGCACAAAAGGACACAAACTCCAGCCTGCTGATACTAGATTGCTCTCtacctcttcttctttccactGCTCTGCCCATTCTCCCTTTGCCTCTGTGAACTTCCTGTGTTTGGAGGGCGTGACAGAGCTCGAGTCAGGCACAGACTGGGACTGCTCCCCAGAGGCACCCCATAGCGACATTATCATGAGGGAGACATGGGAGACTTTGTGCGAGCTGGGTGCCTTCCTGCAGCAGGTGAGCATGGGCGGAGCCAGCAAGGCCAGGTATGTGGACCAGGTTTTTGGCCTCAGTGCCAGAACCACTCAGAAGCGAGGTAGCAGTGTCCATAGGAGCGTCAGAGAGGTGGAAGCCAGGCTTCGCCAGGCAGGGCTGACCCCTCCATCCCTGATGAAGCGCTCAGCCTCTCTGGCCAAACTgggctgtctggagctgctcgCCAATGACCTGAGTGAGTGGGACCTCAGCCGCTCCACTGTAGCTCCGTCCTCAGCAGAACCTCCGACCCACGCAGTTAGCGATGAGTCCAAGAAGCAGCGGGTCCACAATTCTCCTTCCTCAGCTGGCCAGCAGTCAGAAGTCCTCGGGACTGGTGCAGAGAGGCTTTCTGAAGCTGGGGAAACCTCACCACCTCCACCATCAAATCAGAGTCCGGAGGGACGACAACTCCCCAACTCTGACCAAGATTCTCTGCATTTGCCTGGGCTGACACTTATGCCAACAAGGCAGCAATATGGAAGGACTCACCCCCTGAGGCGGCTAAAGAAAAGAACTGCTAGTACTCTTTACCACACCATGTAa
- the nsrp1 gene encoding nuclear speckle splicing regulatory protein 1 isoform X1 — protein sequence MSLLKYCVESVVLVHIQQSKMAAPTKQYGLILSQKKGASKTALLQKPSVFGNDSDDETSVGESLQREAVKKKMMKQTRLEMQKALEEDSTVYDYDAVYDDIQNQRLESNKKILRGADKRPKYIHQLMRAVEDRKKEQERREERKIQKEREAEGEQFADKDAYVTSAYKQKLQEQKEELEREKREAVMEAALDVKKQKDLSGFYRHLLNQTVGEEAIPDRSANKTQTSKVSKDTERTSPVPSSTSHDNIPSSCSDSEEGHEQKSGFSKPAAGSAHSKRQYRQRSPSSGSGEEKERERERDRHKKSHRDQDRDRGTETDRNRGRERDDRHGGRRDDRDRRKDRDRDRGRGREDDRSRGKGDTEREDRHGKRERSPKERERDKNGEREKRRNPDEDKRKDKDLEEEKERRKEPEKEKAVKREEKDPEKKEAVGEHRKEKEDEQRQEGEEKEEMEEKANKFAKRSTDQTVSSARDRYMARQMARSACKTYIEKEED from the exons ATGAGTTTACTAAAGTATTGTGTCGAATCTGTCGTGCTCGTTCACATTCAACAGAGCAAGATGGCGGCCCCTACAAAACA ATACGGGCTGATCTTGTCACAGAAGAAAGGAGCGTCAAAGACAGCACTCCTGCAGAAACCCTCAGTATTTGGGAATGACTCAGATGATGAG ACCTCAGTTGGGGAGAGTCTGCAGAGAGAAGCTGTCAAAAAGAAGATGATGAAACAG ACACGTTTGGAGATGCAGAAGGCCCTGGAAGAGGACAGTACTGTATATGATTACGATGCTGTGTACGATGACATTCAAAACCAGAGACTCGAGAGCAACAAAAAAATTCTGCGAGGCGCTGACAAAAGG CCAAAGTATATCCACCAGTTAATGAGAGCAGtggaggacagaaagaaagaacaggaaagaagggaagagaggaagatccagaaggaaagagaggcagagggagagcagTTTGCAGATAAAGACGCGTACGTCACCTCTGCCTACAAGCAAAAACTgcaggagcagaaggaggagctggagagagagaagagagaggcagtGATGGAAG cTGCTTTGGAtgtgaagaaacaaaaagaccTGAGCGGCTTCTACCGGCACCTGCTGAATCAGACTGTAGGAGAGGAGGCGATACCAGATCGCTCAGCAAACAA AACTCAAACCTCAAAGGTTTcaaaagacacagagaggacTTCACCTGTTCCCTCATCTACATCCCATGATAATATCCCAAGTTCATGCAGCGACAGTGAGGAGGGGCATGAGCAGAAGTCTGGGTTTAGCAAGCCTGCGGCAGGCTCTGCCCACTCGAAGCGCCAATACAGACAGAGGTCGCCTTCATCAGGGAgcggagaggagaaggagagagagagggagagagacagacataagAAGAGCCACAGAGatcaagacagagacagagggacagagacagaccgAAACAGGGGAAGGGAAAGGGATGACAGACATGGAGGAAGAAGGGATGACAGGGATAGAAGGAaagacagggacagggacagaggCCGAGGCAGAGAAGATGACAGAAGCAGAGGCAAGGGGGATACAGAGAGGGAAGACAGGCAcgggaagagggagaggagcccaaaagaaagagagagggataagaatggggaaagagagaagaggaggaaccCAGATGAAGACAAGCGGAAGGACAAAGATctggaagaagagaaggagaggaggaaggaaccagagaaggagaaggcagtgaagagggaagagaaagatCCAGAAAAGAAGGAAGCAGTCGGAGAacacagaaaggaaaaagaagatgaacagagacaggaaggcgaggagaaagaggaaatggaggaaaagGCAAACAAGTTTGCAAAACGCAGCACAGATCAGACTGTGAGTTCGGCAAGAGATAGGTACATGGCCAGACAGATGGCACGCTCGGCCTGTAAGACCTATATAGAGAAGGAGGAGGACTGA
- the nsrp1 gene encoding nuclear speckle splicing regulatory protein 1 isoform X2 — protein MMKQTRLEMQKALEEDSTVYDYDAVYDDIQNQRLESNKKILRGADKRPKYIHQLMRAVEDRKKEQERREERKIQKEREAEGEQFADKDAYVTSAYKQKLQEQKEELEREKREAVMEAALDVKKQKDLSGFYRHLLNQTVGEEAIPDRSANKTQTSKVSKDTERTSPVPSSTSHDNIPSSCSDSEEGHEQKSGFSKPAAGSAHSKRQYRQRSPSSGSGEEKERERERDRHKKSHRDQDRDRGTETDRNRGRERDDRHGGRRDDRDRRKDRDRDRGRGREDDRSRGKGDTEREDRHGKRERSPKERERDKNGEREKRRNPDEDKRKDKDLEEEKERRKEPEKEKAVKREEKDPEKKEAVGEHRKEKEDEQRQEGEEKEEMEEKANKFAKRSTDQTVSSARDRYMARQMARSACKTYIEKEED, from the exons ATGATGAAACAG ACACGTTTGGAGATGCAGAAGGCCCTGGAAGAGGACAGTACTGTATATGATTACGATGCTGTGTACGATGACATTCAAAACCAGAGACTCGAGAGCAACAAAAAAATTCTGCGAGGCGCTGACAAAAGG CCAAAGTATATCCACCAGTTAATGAGAGCAGtggaggacagaaagaaagaacaggaaagaagggaagagaggaagatccagaaggaaagagaggcagagggagagcagTTTGCAGATAAAGACGCGTACGTCACCTCTGCCTACAAGCAAAAACTgcaggagcagaaggaggagctggagagagagaagagagaggcagtGATGGAAG cTGCTTTGGAtgtgaagaaacaaaaagaccTGAGCGGCTTCTACCGGCACCTGCTGAATCAGACTGTAGGAGAGGAGGCGATACCAGATCGCTCAGCAAACAA AACTCAAACCTCAAAGGTTTcaaaagacacagagaggacTTCACCTGTTCCCTCATCTACATCCCATGATAATATCCCAAGTTCATGCAGCGACAGTGAGGAGGGGCATGAGCAGAAGTCTGGGTTTAGCAAGCCTGCGGCAGGCTCTGCCCACTCGAAGCGCCAATACAGACAGAGGTCGCCTTCATCAGGGAgcggagaggagaaggagagagagagggagagagacagacataagAAGAGCCACAGAGatcaagacagagacagagggacagagacagaccgAAACAGGGGAAGGGAAAGGGATGACAGACATGGAGGAAGAAGGGATGACAGGGATAGAAGGAaagacagggacagggacagaggCCGAGGCAGAGAAGATGACAGAAGCAGAGGCAAGGGGGATACAGAGAGGGAAGACAGGCAcgggaagagggagaggagcccaaaagaaagagagagggataagaatggggaaagagagaagaggaggaaccCAGATGAAGACAAGCGGAAGGACAAAGATctggaagaagagaaggagaggaggaaggaaccagagaaggagaaggcagtgaagagggaagagaaagatCCAGAAAAGAAGGAAGCAGTCGGAGAacacagaaaggaaaaagaagatgaacagagacaggaaggcgaggagaaagaggaaatggaggaaaagGCAAACAAGTTTGCAAAACGCAGCACAGATCAGACTGTGAGTTCGGCAAGAGATAGGTACATGGCCAGACAGATGGCACGCTCGGCCTGTAAGACCTATATAGAGAAGGAGGAGGACTGA
- the ssh2b gene encoding protein phosphatase Slingshot homolog 2b isoform X2: MALVTVQRSPTPSTSSSPCVSESGSGEDDRRSQPRSISESFLTVKGAALFLPRGNGSSPSSASRFSQLRSKHAGDIQQHLQTMFTLLRPEDNIKLAVRLESAHHQLTRYMVVVSTIGRQDTEESVVLGMDFSPVDSSCSVGLVLPLWSDTLIHLDGDGGFSVSTDYRVHVFKPVSVQAMWSALQSLHKACEVARCHNYFPGSLFLTWVSYYQSRVSSDQVRINEWNVMQDVQSHRADSPVLFSDIPTERELTERQIKTSLREIMMQKDLENVTCKEIRTELEMHMTCNLREFKEFIDNEMIVILGQMDSPTEIFDHVFLGSEWNASNLEELQKSGVQYILNVTREIDNFFPGVFEYHNIRVYDEEATDLLAYWNDTYKFISRAKKAGSKCLVHCKMGISRSAATVIAYAMKEHGWDLKKAFDYVKERRAVTKPNPSFMRQLEEYQGILLASKQRHNKLWRSHSDSDLSDHHEPLSKSYAQPHSLGHSDPHNQASSTPGPSVKELLESLGTLASTGKSAHSTSQPDTGIQSNQRSSSSSGRVPALSGDAESRSLEAAHSAVVQISRMDSLCPESTAGSVSQLSPPLSNGLCDCVEQPSSPPLSHPRAATVVPELQKTDMLTVAQSVLVGEPHHLPLSPAPSPTPACMDEVIKPQVLSCSLPVIKPMLVSLPEPMTTQTPSTQQAGPQCLSAPDCDQQMCGLSLEGCDFNSYPGTIPQDNEELFGHSADHINFFSAREKFKGMSQDGKTHCAAVQQSPQLKSCGKEQQPLPQGVSTREGKEEEKKEMTVPVPVTGLKPAVHTETSPLGPLSQPEPPQGPEVQEVGKSRQEIEDRDILSQKEAEDVKEEVKNKEEEAPAGLYSDWTRGSVRRVTRQLEQRMKQGHETPSPSSSPPSLSSSSSCSQWRPPSVHLTAVSNPQDASFCSQVSIVSNVQEEQQQQQQQEDDGKVGPVKREGGDVVKMGALGNNDRSTKGHKLQPADTRLLSTSSSFHCSAHSPFASVNFLCLEGVTELESGTDWDCSPEAPHSDIIMRETWETLCELGAFLQQVSMGGASKARYVDQVFGLSARTTQKRGSSVHRSVREVEARLRQAGLTPPSLMKRSASLAKLGCLELLANDLSEWDLSRSTVAPSSAEPPTHAVSDESKKQRVHNSPSSAGQQSEVLGTGAERLSEAGETSPPPPSNQSPEGRQLPNSDQDSLHLPGLTLMPTRQQYGRTHPLRRLKKRTASTLYHTM, from the exons ATGGCGCTGGTTACCGTGCAGCGTTCACCGACCCCCAGCACCAGCTCCAGCCCCTGCGTTTCG GAGTCCGGTAGTGGGGAGGATGACCGCCGCTCTCAGCCGAGGAG CATCAGTGAAAGTTTCCTGACAGTTAAAGGAGCTGCTCTCTTCTTACCTCGAGGAAATGGCTCCTCCCCTTCTTCTGCCTCTCGCTTCTCACAGCTGCGCAGCAAACATGCAG GAGACATCCAGCAGCATCTACAAACCATGTTCACTCTCCTCAGACCAGAGGACAACATCAAACTG GCGGTTCGTTTGGAGAGTGCCCACCATCAGCTCACCCGCTACATGGTGGTAGTCTCAACCATTGGTCGTCAGGACACGGAGGAGAGTGTGGTGCTGGGAATGGATTTCAGTCCTGTAGATAG cTCATGTTCTGTGGGGCTGGTTTTGCCCTTATGGAGCGACACGTTGATACACTTGGACGGAGATGG GGGATTCAGTGTGTCAACTGATTACAGAGTGCATGTATTCAAGCCCGTTTCTGTGCAGGCCATGTG GTCGGCCCTCCAGTCACTCCATAAAGCATGCGAGGTGGCTCGTTGTCACAACTATTTCCCAGGTAGCTTGTTCCTCACATGGGTCAGCTACTATCAAAGCAGGGTCTCCTCCGATCAGGTACGCATCAACGAGTGGAACGTCATGCAGGATGTGCAGTCACACCGTGCCGATTCGCCTGTGCTCTTCTCTGACAT ACCTACAGAAAGAGAGCTGACAGAGCGTCAGATCAAAACCAGTTTGCGGGAGATCATGATGCAGAAAGACCTTGAGAATGTCACCTGCAAAGAA ATCCGAACAGAGCTGGAAATGCATATGACATGCAACCTGCGAGAGTTCAAGGAGTTCATCGACAATGAGATGATAGTCATTCTGGGCCAGATGGACAGTCCTACGGAGATCTTTGATCACGTCTTCTTG GGATCTGAGTGGAATGCATCCAATTTGGAGGAGTTGCAGAAGAGCGG GGTTCAGTACATCCTGAATGTAACGAGGGAGATTGATAACTTCTTCCCTGGTGTGTTTGAGTACCACAACATCCGTGTTTACGATGAGGAGGCCACTGACCTGCTCGCTTATTGGAATGACACCTACAAGTTTATATCTAGAGCCAA GAAAGCCGGATCCAAGTGCCTGGTGCACTGTAAAATGGGTATAAGTCGCTCTGCGGCCACAGTGATCGCGTACGCCATGAAGGAGCACGGCTGGGATTTGAAAAAAGCCTTTGATTACGTCAAGGAACGTCGAGCTGTGACCAAACCTAACCCCTCTTTTATGAGACAGCTGGAAGAGTATCAGGGCATACTGCTGGCCAG CAAACAGAGGCACAACAAACTGTGGCGTTCTCACTCTGACAGCGACCTGTCTGATCACCATGAGCCACTGTCAAAATCTTATGCCCAACCACACAGCCTGGGTCACTCCGACCCCCATAACCAGGCCAGCAGCACGCCTGGTCCCTCTGTGAAAGAACTGCTGGAATCACTGGGAACTTTGGCCAGCACTGGCAAATCAGCACATTCCACTAGCCAACCTGATACTGGCATCCAGTCCAATCAGCGCAGCTCTTCGTCCTCTGGGAGGGTGCCAGCTCTATCAGGCGACGCTGAATCTCGAAGCCTTGAGGCTGCTCATTCTGCTGTAGTCCAGATCAGCCGGATGGACTCCCTTTGTCCCGAGTCCACAGCTGGCTCTGTGTCTCAGTTATCTCCTCCGCTCTCCAACGGCTTATGTGACTGTGTGGAGCAGCCCtcatcccctcctctctcccacccAAGGGCCGCCACTGTGGTGCCTGAGCTTCAAAAGACAGACATGCTGACTGTTGCACAGAGTGTTTTAGTGGGCGAGCCTCAccacctccccctctcccctgcTCCGTCCCCAACTCCAGCCTGCATGGATGAGGTTATCAAACCACAAGTGTTGTCCTGCTCTCTGCCTGTCATAAAACCGATGCTAGTGTCATTGCCTGAGCCCATGACAACACAAACACCAAGCACACAACAGGCTGGACCCCAGTGTCTGTCTGCACCAGACTGTGACCAGCAGATGTGTGGCTTGTCTTTGGAAGGTTGTGATTTTAACAGCTACCCCGGTACCATTCCACAAGACAACGAGGAGCTGTTCGGCCACAGTGCAGATCACATTAACTTTTTCAGTGCCAGGGAAAAGTTCAAGGGAATGAGTCAAGATGGTAAAACTCACTGTGCTGCAGTACAGCAGTCGCCCCAGCTGAAGAGTTGTGGCAAGGAACAGCAACCACTGCCTCAGGGGGTCTCCACTAGAGAGggcaaggaggaggagaaaaag GAAATGACCGTCCCTGTGCCAGTCACAGGACTGAAGCCTGCAGTGCACACAGAGACTTCGCCTCTTGGCCCTCTTAGCCAACCAGAGCCTCCTCAGGGCCCAGAAGTCCAGGAAGTGGGGAAGTCGAGGCAGGAAATAGAGGATAGAGATATTTTATCACAGAAGGAAGCTGAGGACGTTAAAGAggaagtgaaaaacaaagaagaggagGCTCCTGCTGGTCTCTACAGTGATTGGACGAGGGGGTCCGTGCGGCGTGTCACACGACAGCTGGAGCAAAGAATGAAACAGGGGCATGAGACTCCGTCACCCTCCTCATCTCCACCGTCCCTCTCCAGCAGTTCCTCCTGCTCTCAGTGGCGTCCACCCAGCGTCCATCTTACGGCAGTGTCTAATCCCCAGGATGCATCATTTTGCTCGCAGGTGTCAATAGTTAGCAATGTGCAGgaagaacaacagcagcagcagcagcaggaggatgaTGGGAAGGTTGGACCAGTTAAAAGGGAAGGTGGTGATGTAGTTAAGATGGGGGCACTAGGAAATAATGACAGAAGCACAAAAGGACACAAACTCCAGCCTGCTGATACTAGATTGCTCTCtacctcttcttctttccactGCTCTGCCCATTCTCCCTTTGCCTCTGTGAACTTCCTGTGTTTGGAGGGCGTGACAGAGCTCGAGTCAGGCACAGACTGGGACTGCTCCCCAGAGGCACCCCATAGCGACATTATCATGAGGGAGACATGGGAGACTTTGTGCGAGCTGGGTGCCTTCCTGCAGCAGGTGAGCATGGGCGGAGCCAGCAAGGCCAGGTATGTGGACCAGGTTTTTGGCCTCAGTGCCAGAACCACTCAGAAGCGAGGTAGCAGTGTCCATAGGAGCGTCAGAGAGGTGGAAGCCAGGCTTCGCCAGGCAGGGCTGACCCCTCCATCCCTGATGAAGCGCTCAGCCTCTCTGGCCAAACTgggctgtctggagctgctcgCCAATGACCTGAGTGAGTGGGACCTCAGCCGCTCCACTGTAGCTCCGTCCTCAGCAGAACCTCCGACCCACGCAGTTAGCGATGAGTCCAAGAAGCAGCGGGTCCACAATTCTCCTTCCTCAGCTGGCCAGCAGTCAGAAGTCCTCGGGACTGGTGCAGAGAGGCTTTCTGAAGCTGGGGAAACCTCACCACCTCCACCATCAAATCAGAGTCCGGAGGGACGACAACTCCCCAACTCTGACCAAGATTCTCTGCATTTGCCTGGGCTGACACTTATGCCAACAAGGCAGCAATATGGAAGGACTCACCCCCTGAGGCGGCTAAAGAAAAGAACTGCTAGTACTCTTTACCACACCATGTAa